A window of the Sphaerobacter thermophilus DSM 20745 genome harbors these coding sequences:
- a CDS encoding LysE family translocator, which yields MELALRGIAIGLALAAPIGPVNIEIVRRGLRSGFLSGWLVGVGAISADTLYCLLVIAGITPLVDRAAVRTVLWVAGAAFLVFLGYSSIRAAFATGSFIDKPDSGGFMRRSYPTGLLIALLNPMGIVFWASIGGGLVASAVAQTDTTGTFAIVLGVILGLGLWVTGLSLLVHGGQRFVSDRLFRWVNFISGVVLIGFALSFAVRAVQEVGAWL from the coding sequence ATGGAACTGGCACTGCGTGGGATTGCCATCGGCCTGGCGCTGGCTGCGCCGATCGGTCCGGTGAACATCGAGATCGTGCGCCGCGGGCTTCGCTCCGGGTTCCTCTCCGGCTGGCTGGTCGGGGTCGGCGCGATCAGCGCCGACACGCTCTACTGCCTGCTCGTCATCGCCGGTATCACGCCGCTTGTCGACCGCGCCGCCGTGCGCACGGTCCTGTGGGTCGCAGGCGCGGCGTTCCTCGTCTTCCTGGGTTATAGCAGCATCCGCGCCGCCTTTGCCACGGGGAGTTTCATCGACAAGCCCGATTCGGGCGGCTTCATGCGCCGCTCCTACCCGACCGGGCTGCTGATCGCCCTGCTCAACCCGATGGGCATCGTCTTCTGGGCCTCGATCGGCGGTGGCCTGGTGGCGTCGGCGGTGGCGCAGACCGACACGACCGGGACGTTCGCCATCGTTCTCGGGGTGATCCTCGGGCTTGGCCTGTGGGTCACCGGGCTGTCGCTCCTGGTCCACGGGGGGCAGCGGTTCGTGTCCGACCGGCTCTTTCGCTGGGTGAACTTCATAAGCGGGGTGGTCCTGATCGGCTTCGCCCTCTCGTTCGCGGTCCGAGCGGTGCAGGAGGTAGGAGCGTGGCTGTGA